One Bacteroidia bacterium DNA segment encodes these proteins:
- a CDS encoding glycosyltransferase family 2 protein has translation MKISIIVTCYNNSGSLPELWERLQKLSEKPIFQNHFFEFLFVDDGSEDSTYSVLQQFQSFHNHEVVLVKLTRNFGSYNSFLAGMSHAGGQANVYLHADLQDPPELIEEMFTYFLKDIPLVIAHRESREDGSIFSSLYHWMVRKFAIQKTPPGGFDLLLFHEKIRNDVVAISEKSTNNVYLINWLGYPFVQIPYKRLKRRHGKSQWSLRKKAHLFIDTVFSFTNLPLDFIRFLGFLSIINLGLAGYFLVFQGSSISHQLWFWTSTILFMLGMLGIILGEYLFRVHETVRNRPNFVVESRIKQ, from the coding sequence ATGAAAATTTCCATCATCGTTACCTGTTACAACAACTCCGGTAGTTTGCCCGAGCTGTGGGAACGATTGCAGAAATTGAGCGAAAAACCCATTTTCCAAAACCATTTCTTCGAGTTTTTGTTTGTCGACGACGGCTCAGAAGATTCCACCTACTCGGTTCTTCAACAGTTCCAATCCTTTCATAACCATGAAGTTGTGCTGGTTAAACTCACTCGAAATTTTGGCTCCTACAACAGCTTTTTGGCCGGAATGAGTCATGCAGGAGGCCAGGCCAACGTTTACCTCCATGCCGATTTACAAGATCCACCCGAATTGATTGAGGAAATGTTTACCTACTTTCTGAAAGATATTCCCTTGGTCATTGCCCACCGCGAAAGCCGGGAAGATGGCAGCATATTTTCATCCCTTTACCACTGGATGGTGAGAAAATTTGCCATTCAAAAAACCCCGCCGGGCGGCTTCGACCTCCTCCTTTTTCACGAAAAAATCCGAAACGATGTAGTTGCCATTTCCGAAAAAAGCACTAACAACGTATACCTTATCAATTGGCTTGGCTATCCGTTTGTTCAAATTCCATACAAGCGTTTAAAGCGCAGACATGGAAAATCACAATGGTCCTTGCGCAAAAAGGCTCATTTGTTTATCGACACTGTCTTTTCATTCACCAATTTACCCCTCGATTTCATCCGATTCTTGGGCTTTTTATCCATCATAAACCTGGGTTTAGCAGGCTATTTTTTGGTTTTCCAAGGTTCATCCATCTCCCATCAGCTCTGGTTTTGGACCTCCACTATCTTGTTCATGTTAGGTATGTTGGGCATCATTTTGGGCGAATACCTCTTCCGGGTGCACGAAACCGTTCGCAATCGCCCTAATTTTGTGGTTGAATCTCGTATCAAACAATAA